In one window of Leifsonia sp. NPDC080035 DNA:
- the ftsY gene encoding signal recognition particle-docking protein FtsY, with protein MADRTPWSLSGALRGLFAKKTIDDTTWDDLETALITADFGPDVTEAIVDDLRAKVDRYHTTDPADLQRMLRETLEERLSKLDTTLKLSERPAIVLVVGVNGVGKTTTIGKFARFLRTYDRSVVVGAADTFRAAAVEQLATWAERAGADIVRPQQQGQDPASVAFQTVEKAKQNGTEIVIIDTAGRLQTKGGLMDELSKIKRVVEKQAPISEVLLVLDATTGQNGLAQAEAFLEHAGVTGLVLTKLDGSAKGGFVLAVQERTGIPIKLVGQGEGINDLTGFTPHVFAQQLVG; from the coding sequence ATGGCAGATCGCACCCCCTGGTCTCTGTCGGGCGCCCTGCGCGGGCTGTTCGCCAAGAAGACCATCGACGACACCACCTGGGACGACCTCGAGACGGCGCTCATCACCGCCGACTTCGGTCCGGACGTGACCGAGGCCATCGTCGACGACCTGCGCGCGAAGGTCGACCGCTACCACACCACCGACCCGGCCGACCTGCAGCGGATGCTGCGCGAAACGCTGGAGGAGCGGCTCTCGAAGCTGGACACCACCCTCAAGCTCAGCGAGCGTCCCGCGATCGTGCTCGTGGTCGGCGTGAACGGTGTCGGCAAGACGACCACCATCGGCAAGTTCGCGCGCTTCCTGCGCACCTACGACCGCTCGGTCGTCGTCGGCGCGGCCGACACCTTCCGCGCCGCGGCGGTGGAGCAGCTCGCCACCTGGGCAGAGCGCGCGGGGGCGGACATCGTCCGGCCGCAGCAGCAGGGCCAGGACCCGGCGTCCGTCGCGTTCCAGACGGTCGAGAAGGCCAAGCAGAACGGCACCGAGATCGTCATCATCGACACCGCCGGGCGGCTTCAGACCAAAGGCGGCCTGATGGACGAGCTGTCCAAGATCAAACGGGTCGTGGAGAAGCAGGCGCCCATCTCCGAGGTGCTGCTGGTGCTCGACGCCACCACCGGCCAGAACGGCCTCGCGCAGGCGGAGGCGTTCCTCGAGCACGCCGGGGTCACCGGGCTCGTCCTCACCAAGCTTGACGGCTCGGCCAAGGGCGGCTTCGTCCTCGCCGTGCAGGAGCGCACCGGCATCCCGATCAAGCTCGTCGGGCAGGGAGAGGGCATCAACGACCTCACCGGCTTCACGCCGCACGTCTTCGCCCAGCAGCTGGTCGGCTAG
- a CDS encoding GntR family transcriptional regulator — MSEPNTAYERLRSQILDLERVPGSRLTERGLETELGASRTPLRAALMRLQADGLVARDGRAWQVSPIDLGEIARLSELRDAVETAAARLSCARATDDDIDALSARLDAVDPDRGAEENVRAGTDFHVALAGLSGNHFFADAVASAMTRLERSRWLVARSEEAWTEHREILDLIAARDADRAAERIHRHVVGTHEHLLAALDADARVLRARGLSIVR, encoded by the coding sequence GTGTCCGAGCCGAACACCGCCTACGAACGGCTGCGCAGCCAGATCCTCGACCTGGAACGCGTGCCGGGCTCACGCCTCACAGAGCGCGGACTGGAGACGGAGCTCGGCGCCTCCCGCACCCCCCTGCGCGCGGCGCTCATGCGCCTGCAGGCGGACGGGCTCGTCGCGCGCGACGGCCGGGCCTGGCAGGTCTCCCCCATCGACCTGGGAGAGATCGCCCGGCTCAGCGAGCTACGGGACGCGGTGGAGACCGCGGCGGCGCGGCTGAGCTGCGCGCGCGCGACGGACGACGACATCGACGCGCTCTCCGCGCGGCTGGATGCGGTGGACCCGGACCGCGGGGCGGAGGAGAACGTGCGCGCCGGCACCGACTTCCACGTGGCCCTCGCCGGCCTGTCCGGCAACCACTTCTTCGCCGACGCGGTCGCCTCGGCGATGACCCGCCTGGAGCGATCGCGCTGGCTCGTGGCCCGCAGCGAGGAGGCGTGGACGGAGCACCGGGAGATCCTGGACCTCATCGCGGCGCGGGACGCCGACCGCGCGGCGGAGCGCATCCACCGGCACGTCGTAGGCACGCACGAGCACCTGCTCGCGGCCCTGGACGCCGACGCCCGCGTGCTGCGGGCACGCGGGCTGTCGATCGTCCGCTAG
- the rpsP gene encoding 30S ribosomal protein S16: MAVKIRLKRLGKIRAPYYRIVVADSRTKRDGRVIEEIGLYHPTEEPSRIEVDSDRAQYWLGVGAQPSEQVLVLLKLTGDWGKFKGDKDAVSTVKVAEGKEAFVADTKKKPVLKPKAEKPAEVAAEAEAVVEAEVEAEEAAEAEVVAEAEEATAEAADGEKA; this comes from the coding sequence GTGGCTGTCAAAATCCGTCTGAAGCGCCTCGGCAAGATCCGCGCTCCGTACTACCGCATCGTCGTGGCCGACTCGCGCACCAAGCGCGACGGTCGCGTGATCGAGGAGATCGGTCTGTACCACCCGACCGAGGAGCCCTCGCGCATCGAGGTCGACTCCGACCGCGCTCAGTACTGGCTCGGCGTCGGCGCCCAGCCGAGCGAGCAGGTGCTCGTGCTGCTCAAGCTCACCGGCGACTGGGGCAAGTTCAAGGGCGACAAGGACGCCGTCTCGACCGTCAAGGTCGCGGAGGGCAAGGAGGCGTTCGTCGCCGACACCAAGAAGAAGCCGGTGCTGAAGCCCAAGGCCGAGAAGCCGGCCGAGGTCGCCGCCGAGGCGGAGGCCGTCGTCGAGGCCGAGGTCGAGGCGGAGGAGGCCGCTGAGGCCGAGGTCGTCGCCGAGGCCGAGGAGGCGACCGCCGAGGCCGCTGACGGCGAGAAGGCGTAA
- the ffh gene encoding signal recognition particle protein, whose product MATFGSLSDRLADTFKNLRTKGKLSPSDVDGTVREIRRALLDADVALEVVKEFTGRVRERALSDEVNKALNPAQQVVQIVNEELIGILGGQQRRLEFAKRPPTVIMLAGLQGAGKTTLAGKLGKWLVKDGHTPILVAADLQRPNAVTQLQIVGEQAGVPVFAPEPGNGVGNPVKVAKDALKFAETKQYDTVVIDTAGRLGVDAELMKQAADIRKATDPDEVLFVIDAMIGQDAVATAKAFQDGVDFTGVVLSKLDGDARGGAALSVASVTGRPIIFASTGEGLDDFEPFHPDRMASRILDLGDILTLIEQAQEAFDEEEARKVAEKFATDTFTLDDFLKQMQQLRNMGSIKKMMGMLPGAGQMKQQLDNFDEAEIVRTEAIIQSMTKAERTNSKLLNGSRRLRIAKGSGTTVTEVNQLVNRFEQAAKMMKTVAKGGVPNVPGMGPIPGASYAGKGKQQAKKKKGSRSGNPAKRAAENAALAAGVKPAGSGAAGGSGFGLGGAPKGQQGGPSEEEMAALQKFLNR is encoded by the coding sequence ATGGCTACTTTCGGTTCTCTCTCCGACCGTCTCGCGGATACCTTCAAGAACCTCCGCACCAAGGGCAAGCTCTCGCCGTCCGACGTCGACGGCACCGTGCGCGAGATCCGGCGCGCGCTGCTCGACGCCGACGTCGCGCTCGAGGTCGTCAAGGAGTTCACGGGCAGGGTGCGCGAGCGCGCCCTGTCCGACGAGGTCAACAAGGCCCTGAACCCGGCGCAGCAGGTCGTGCAGATCGTCAACGAGGAGCTCATCGGCATCCTCGGCGGTCAGCAGCGCCGCCTGGAGTTCGCCAAGCGTCCGCCGACGGTCATCATGCTCGCCGGCCTCCAGGGCGCAGGCAAGACCACGCTCGCCGGCAAGCTCGGCAAGTGGCTGGTCAAGGATGGTCACACGCCGATCCTCGTCGCCGCCGACCTCCAGCGACCCAACGCGGTCACCCAGCTGCAGATCGTCGGCGAGCAGGCGGGCGTCCCCGTGTTCGCCCCGGAGCCCGGCAACGGCGTCGGCAACCCGGTGAAGGTGGCCAAGGACGCGCTGAAGTTCGCCGAGACCAAGCAGTACGACACCGTCGTCATCGACACCGCCGGCCGGCTCGGAGTCGACGCCGAGCTGATGAAGCAGGCCGCCGACATCCGCAAGGCGACCGACCCGGACGAGGTGCTCTTCGTCATCGACGCGATGATCGGTCAGGACGCCGTCGCGACCGCGAAGGCGTTCCAGGACGGCGTCGACTTCACCGGTGTCGTGCTCTCCAAGCTCGACGGCGACGCCCGCGGCGGCGCCGCCCTCTCGGTGGCCTCGGTCACCGGACGCCCGATCATCTTCGCCTCCACCGGCGAGGGGCTGGACGACTTCGAGCCGTTCCACCCCGACCGCATGGCCTCGCGCATCCTCGACCTCGGTGACATCCTCACCCTCATCGAGCAGGCCCAGGAGGCCTTCGACGAGGAGGAGGCGCGCAAGGTCGCGGAGAAGTTCGCGACGGACACCTTCACGCTCGACGACTTCCTCAAGCAGATGCAGCAGCTGCGGAACATGGGCTCCATCAAGAAGATGATGGGCATGCTCCCCGGTGCCGGTCAGATGAAGCAGCAGCTGGACAACTTCGACGAGGCCGAGATCGTGCGCACCGAGGCGATCATCCAGTCGATGACGAAGGCCGAGCGCACGAACTCGAAGCTGCTGAACGGTTCGCGGCGCCTGCGCATCGCGAAGGGTTCCGGCACGACGGTGACCGAGGTCAACCAGCTGGTCAACCGGTTCGAGCAGGCCGCCAAGATGATGAAGACCGTCGCCAAGGGCGGCGTCCCCAACGTCCCCGGCATGGGTCCGATCCCCGGCGCATCGTACGCGGGCAAGGGCAAGCAGCAGGCGAAGAAGAAGAAGGGCTCGCGTTCGGGCAACCCGGCCAAGCGTGCCGCGGAGAACGCGGCTCTCGCCGCCGGCGTCAAGCCGGCCGGGTCCGGCGCGGCGGGCGGCAGCGGCTTCGGCCTCGGCGGTGCGCCGAAGGGTCAGCAGGGTGGTCCCTCCGAGGAGGAGATGGCCGCGCTGCAGAAGTTCCTGAACCGCTAG
- the rimM gene encoding ribosome maturation factor RimM (Essential for efficient processing of 16S rRNA): MADHKLPRKDVAPRPDQTELRVGRLTKAHGLKGAIKIELYTDEPEKRFVPGAVFTLQVPTASKWHGKSLELKELRWYNGHPVGFFAGVDDRTEAETLVKAILWVSQDARQLPDEDDAWYDHQLVGLAAMRDGVKVGTVARVDHLPAQDLLAIQTGHDEVLVPFVKAIVPEVDVVAGTLTLTPPTGLFEDLPDDEPEAAPAEPEAPAEPEAPAEPEAPAEPEARSESSEPDPS, translated from the coding sequence GTGGCCGACCACAAGCTGCCCCGCAAGGATGTCGCCCCGCGGCCGGACCAGACCGAGCTGCGCGTCGGTCGGCTCACCAAGGCCCACGGCCTCAAGGGCGCCATCAAGATCGAGCTCTACACCGACGAGCCGGAGAAGCGGTTCGTTCCCGGCGCCGTCTTCACCCTCCAGGTTCCGACCGCGTCCAAGTGGCACGGAAAGTCGCTGGAGCTGAAGGAACTGCGCTGGTACAACGGCCATCCCGTCGGCTTCTTCGCCGGCGTCGACGACCGGACAGAGGCGGAGACGCTGGTCAAGGCCATCCTCTGGGTGAGCCAGGACGCCCGTCAGCTTCCCGACGAGGACGACGCCTGGTACGACCATCAACTGGTGGGGCTGGCCGCCATGCGCGATGGCGTGAAGGTCGGCACGGTCGCCCGCGTCGACCACCTGCCCGCCCAGGACCTGCTCGCCATCCAGACCGGTCATGACGAGGTCCTGGTGCCGTTCGTGAAGGCGATCGTGCCCGAGGTGGATGTCGTGGCAGGCACCCTCACACTGACGCCGCCGACCGGCCTCTTCGAGGACCTGCCGGACGACGAGCCGGAGGCTGCTCCCGCCGAGCCAGAGGCTCCCGCCGAGCCAGAGGCTCCCGCCGAGCCAGAGGCTCCCGCCGAGCCGGAGGCTCGCTCCGAGTCCTCCGAGCCGGACCCGTCCTAG
- a CDS encoding DUF2004 domain-containing protein: MAIEHDFFGVIDETASGGLAWADAVELADQVVEVELLADDETAVPEFAVDAAAALIQALEGFDARARDALIAELSSRQSATTSYIDEHVDRLGETLLDLLVHNSGDIAVDVLRSLQLLRVTVQPDHADEDEVFATFDYSISPDETDAILTVSFDVRGDVVAVETQG; this comes from the coding sequence ATGGCGATCGAGCACGACTTCTTCGGCGTCATCGACGAGACGGCCTCCGGCGGCCTCGCCTGGGCCGACGCCGTTGAGCTGGCGGACCAGGTCGTCGAGGTGGAGCTGCTCGCCGACGACGAGACGGCCGTCCCCGAGTTCGCGGTGGATGCCGCCGCCGCGCTCATCCAGGCGCTCGAGGGCTTCGACGCCCGGGCCAGGGATGCGCTGATCGCCGAGCTCAGCTCCCGCCAGTCGGCGACGACGAGCTACATCGACGAGCACGTCGACCGGCTCGGTGAGACGCTGCTCGACCTGCTCGTCCACAACTCCGGCGACATCGCCGTGGATGTGCTCCGCTCGCTGCAGCTGCTGCGCGTCACGGTGCAGCCGGACCACGCCGACGAGGACGAGGTGTTCGCCACCTTCGACTACTCGATCAGCCCGGACGAGACCGACGCGATCCTCACCGTCTCCTTCGACGTGCGCGGCGACGTCGTCGCGGTGGAGACGCAGGGCTGA
- a CDS encoding glutamate--cysteine ligase translates to MQIEFAPSERSTIGVEWELALVDSATGDLVQVADEVLREVGTADGEEHPQITHELLLNTVELVSRVHHTVPAAITDLQELIGLVREVTDPLGIELMCAGTHPFAQWFDQKITPNERYDRLLDRTQWWGRQMMIWGIHVHVGIDERDKALPIVNGLLTYYPHLQALSASSPYWAGAHTGYASNRALMFQQLPTAGLPWQFGSWANYEEYVQDLVTTGVVTDHSEVRWDIRPSPKWGTVEMRACDGLSTADEVGAVAALIHCLTDRMSGDLDDGVEPVTLQPWFVRENKWRAARYGLDAEIIVAPDGRERLVRESLLELVDELAPIAERLGCPEELRTVTTILEKGASYQRQLAVAQANGGSLQAVVSSLAHELRDGLGR, encoded by the coding sequence GTGCAGATCGAATTCGCTCCTTCCGAGCGCTCCACCATCGGCGTCGAGTGGGAGCTCGCCCTGGTCGACTCGGCCACCGGCGACCTCGTCCAGGTGGCCGACGAGGTGCTGCGCGAGGTCGGGACCGCCGACGGCGAGGAGCACCCGCAGATCACGCACGAGCTGCTGCTGAACACGGTCGAGCTCGTCAGCAGGGTGCACCACACGGTGCCGGCCGCGATCACCGACCTGCAGGAGCTGATCGGACTGGTCCGGGAGGTGACCGACCCGCTCGGCATCGAGCTGATGTGCGCGGGGACGCATCCCTTCGCACAGTGGTTCGACCAGAAGATCACGCCGAACGAGCGCTACGACCGGCTGCTCGACCGCACGCAGTGGTGGGGCAGGCAGATGATGATCTGGGGCATCCACGTGCACGTCGGGATCGACGAGCGCGACAAGGCGCTGCCCATCGTGAACGGCCTGCTCACCTACTATCCGCACCTGCAGGCGCTCAGCGCGTCGAGCCCGTACTGGGCGGGCGCGCACACCGGATACGCCTCCAACCGCGCCCTGATGTTCCAGCAGCTGCCGACGGCGGGACTGCCCTGGCAGTTCGGCAGCTGGGCGAACTACGAGGAGTACGTGCAGGATCTGGTCACCACCGGCGTCGTGACCGATCACAGCGAGGTGCGCTGGGACATCCGCCCCTCGCCGAAGTGGGGGACGGTGGAGATGCGTGCCTGCGACGGCCTCTCCACCGCCGACGAGGTCGGCGCGGTCGCCGCCCTCATCCACTGCCTGACCGACCGTATGTCCGGGGACCTGGACGATGGCGTCGAGCCGGTCACACTCCAGCCCTGGTTCGTTCGCGAGAACAAGTGGCGCGCCGCCCGCTACGGGCTCGACGCGGAGATCATCGTCGCGCCGGACGGGCGCGAGCGACTCGTCCGTGAGTCGCTGCTCGAACTGGTCGACGAGCTCGCCCCGATCGCCGAACGGCTCGGCTGCCCTGAGGAGCTGCGCACGGTGACGACGATCCTCGAGAAGGGTGCGAGCTACCAGCGGCAGCTGGCCGTCGCGCAGGCGAACGGCGGCAGCCTCCAGGCGGTGGTCAGCTCCCTCGCCCACGAGTTGCGGGACGGCCTCGGCCGTTAG
- a CDS encoding MFS transporter, with amino-acid sequence MSTPTVAQPRTSTRTPRPWLMLAFGVLGQASSTVFVSTPAFLIPLLHSERGLSLAQAGLLASTPTFGLVLTLIAWGWLSDRIGERWVIASGLAVTALAAFGAMFVSSYLALGVLFLLGGMAAASPNAASGRVVIGWFPKERRGLAMGIRQMCQPLGVAVAAVSIPVLAASGGVAAALLVPAVLCAVSAALCAIGIVDPPRPPRRTAAGEAAHPQTTWRPYRQTSLLWRIHGVSMLLVIPQFTVSTFGLVWLVTELRMPALVAGVVIGVSQFAGAIGRIGIGVLSDRVGSHLRPLRWVSLAAVAVMLLMAAASALGSVPAAIILIVAAVVTVADNGLAYTSVAEIAGPFWSGRALGAQNTGQFLAASVVGPAVGALIGWVGYPVAFAVIALCPAVATPLVPRDRELAVVPE; translated from the coding sequence ATGAGCACTCCCACCGTAGCGCAGCCGAGAACATCCACCCGGACGCCCCGGCCGTGGCTCATGCTCGCCTTCGGGGTGCTCGGCCAGGCGAGCTCGACCGTCTTCGTCTCCACGCCGGCGTTCCTGATCCCGCTGCTGCACAGCGAGCGCGGACTGAGCCTGGCCCAGGCGGGCCTGCTGGCGTCGACGCCGACGTTCGGCCTGGTGCTCACACTCATCGCGTGGGGGTGGCTGAGCGACCGGATCGGCGAGCGCTGGGTCATCGCCTCCGGTCTCGCCGTGACGGCCCTGGCCGCCTTCGGCGCGATGTTCGTCTCCTCGTACCTCGCGCTCGGCGTCCTGTTCCTCCTGGGCGGGATGGCGGCGGCGAGCCCCAACGCGGCCAGCGGCCGGGTGGTGATCGGCTGGTTCCCCAAGGAGCGCCGCGGCCTCGCGATGGGGATCCGGCAGATGTGCCAGCCGCTGGGTGTCGCGGTCGCCGCGGTCAGCATCCCCGTGTTGGCGGCGAGCGGCGGCGTCGCGGCCGCCCTGCTCGTGCCGGCGGTGCTGTGCGCGGTCTCGGCCGCGCTGTGCGCGATCGGCATCGTGGACCCGCCGCGTCCGCCGCGCCGGACCGCGGCCGGTGAGGCCGCGCACCCGCAGACGACCTGGCGCCCGTACCGGCAGACCTCGCTGCTCTGGCGCATCCACGGCGTCTCGATGCTGCTGGTGATCCCGCAGTTCACCGTGTCGACCTTCGGCCTGGTCTGGCTGGTGACCGAGCTGCGGATGCCCGCACTGGTCGCCGGCGTCGTCATCGGCGTGAGCCAGTTCGCCGGCGCGATCGGCCGGATCGGTATCGGCGTGCTGAGCGACCGGGTCGGCAGTCATCTGCGACCGCTGCGCTGGGTGTCGCTCGCCGCCGTCGCCGTCATGCTGCTGATGGCCGCAGCGTCCGCGCTCGGCTCCGTCCCCGCGGCGATCATCCTGATCGTCGCCGCCGTCGTCACGGTCGCCGACAACGGACTCGCGTACACCTCCGTGGCCGAGATCGCCGGGCCGTTCTGGTCGGGCAGGGCCCTCGGTGCGCAGAACACCGGGCAGTTCCTGGCGGCGTCCGTCGTCGGGCCCGCGGTCGGCGCCCTCATCGGCTGGGTCGGCTACCCGGTCGCCTTCGCGGTGATCGCCCTCTGCCCCGCGGTGGCGACCCCGCTCGTCCCGCGGGATCGGGAGCTCGCGGTCGTCCCCGAATAG
- a CDS encoding RNA-binding protein: MLAPALTHVVKGIVDHPDDVHVVAKGSPRGEVLEVRVNPEDLGRVIGRSGRTAKALRTLVAALADGRRVRVDVVDD; this comes from the coding sequence TTGCTCGCACCCGCGCTCACCCACGTGGTCAAAGGCATCGTCGACCACCCGGACGACGTGCATGTCGTTGCCAAGGGCTCCCCGCGTGGCGAGGTCCTCGAGGTTCGCGTGAACCCCGAGGACCTCGGCCGGGTCATCGGCCGTTCCGGTCGTACGGCCAAGGCCCTGCGCACGCTCGTCGCCGCCCTGGCCGACGGCCGTCGCGTCCGCGTCGACGTCGTCGACGACTGA
- a CDS encoding SGNH/GDSL hydrolase family protein — protein sequence MHSHRPLATAATALTALLLGALALGGCTSSASTPFAVGPAISGDDHPTVAVIGDSIESGMGLDPDEAWPALVAIDRRWGVQNYSVPGAGFLAPGPDGQSFDAQVDRAIAIKADVVLIGASDNDLGQDPSAVASAMAKAVERLRDALPKAHILGFNALTGEASDDDLAPLDHALRTAVAAVGGHWLDLGQPYRGQAGLVQDDGEHPTPAGQQAIAAAVLERLDTRV from the coding sequence ATGCACTCCCACCGTCCGCTCGCGACGGCCGCAACGGCGCTCACGGCGCTCCTGCTCGGAGCCCTGGCGCTCGGCGGCTGCACCTCCTCCGCATCGACCCCCTTCGCCGTCGGCCCCGCCATCAGCGGCGACGACCACCCGACCGTCGCGGTCATCGGCGACTCCATCGAGTCGGGGATGGGGCTGGACCCCGACGAGGCCTGGCCGGCGCTCGTCGCGATCGATCGACGCTGGGGCGTGCAGAACTACAGCGTTCCCGGCGCCGGCTTCCTCGCCCCCGGGCCGGACGGGCAGTCCTTCGACGCCCAGGTCGACCGCGCGATCGCGATCAAGGCGGACGTGGTCCTGATCGGAGCGTCCGACAACGACCTCGGGCAGGACCCCTCCGCCGTCGCCTCGGCCATGGCGAAGGCGGTCGAGCGCCTGCGCGACGCGCTCCCGAAGGCGCACATCCTCGGATTCAACGCCCTCACCGGCGAAGCGAGCGACGACGACCTCGCCCCGCTGGACCACGCGCTGCGCACCGCCGTCGCCGCGGTCGGCGGCCACTGGCTCGACCTCGGCCAGCCCTACCGCGGCCAGGCGGGACTGGTCCAGGACGACGGCGAGCACCCGACCCCGGCCGGCCAGCAGGCCATCGCGGCGGCCGTGCTGGAGCGCCTCGACACCCGCGTCTGA
- a CDS encoding SGNH/GDSL hydrolase family protein: MPTRKPAIALAALGLVALALAGCSAAAPARPVAAQGTAAAAPAAPADSARPQVVAIGDSIAFGKGVRPDEAWPALIARQHGWQLTDLAVSGSGFVKPGWNGTTYRQQVDTALTLKPEYILIAATRNDRNEAPAAVTASATELLGELRDAFPKAQIIGITAVWGSDQPPATIDTVDAIAEKAVTDVGGTFLDIGFPLVGHPELLQADGIHPNAAGDRTVAKVIEDRLAPAGKTS; the protein is encoded by the coding sequence GTGCCCACCCGGAAACCCGCCATCGCGCTCGCCGCGCTCGGTCTCGTCGCGCTTGCGCTCGCCGGCTGTTCCGCCGCCGCTCCCGCCCGCCCGGTCGCCGCTCAGGGGACCGCCGCCGCGGCGCCCGCCGCCCCCGCCGACAGCGCCCGGCCGCAGGTCGTCGCGATCGGCGATTCCATCGCGTTCGGCAAGGGCGTCCGCCCCGACGAGGCGTGGCCCGCACTCATCGCACGCCAGCACGGCTGGCAGCTCACCGACCTCGCCGTCTCCGGTTCCGGGTTCGTCAAGCCGGGCTGGAACGGCACCACCTACCGCCAGCAGGTGGACACGGCGCTCACGCTGAAGCCCGAGTACATCCTGATCGCCGCGACCCGCAACGACAGGAACGAGGCGCCCGCCGCCGTCACCGCGTCGGCGACCGAACTGCTCGGCGAACTGCGCGACGCGTTCCCCAAGGCACAGATCATCGGCATCACCGCGGTGTGGGGATCGGACCAGCCTCCCGCGACCATCGACACGGTCGACGCGATCGCCGAGAAGGCGGTCACCGACGTGGGCGGAACCTTCCTCGACATCGGCTTCCCGCTGGTCGGCCACCCCGAGCTGCTTCAGGCGGATGGCATCCACCCGAACGCGGCGGGCGACCGGACGGTCGCGAAGGTGATCGAGGACCGGCTGGCCCCTGCGGGCAAGACGTCCTGA